The DNA window TGGCATGGGTGACAGCCAAGATCGCACCGCCGGACGCCAGCTTTGTCGGCCGTCACGCCGGCGGGTTCCTGATCTATGCCTTGTCGATCCTCGACGCCTACAAGATCGCCCGCATTCGCACCGCCAAATGGGTTCACAATGCCCGGCGAGACGGTGACAGTGCGCAGAGCGGCATTGGGCCGCATACGTAACTAGAGGAAAATTTTTTTCATATGATTGAATTTATGGGACTCATTCGATACATCATCTCTTAGCTGCAAACGATCTCTTCGCTACAAAACACCGGGAGGCTGACATGTGTGGAATTGTCGGACTGTTTTTGAAGGACAAGTCGCTGGAACCCCAGCTTGGTGCGATGCTGTCGCAGATGCTGATCTCGCTCAGCGATCGCGGTCCCGACAGCGCCGGCATCGCCATCTATGGCGCGCCCTCCAAAAATGAGGCCAAGATCACCATCCAGTCGGCCAAGCCCGACCGCGATTTCCGCGGCCTCGAGGCTGAGCTCGCGACGGCCATCGGCACGCCGGTGACGATCGCGGTGAAATCCACCCATGCGGTCGTCAGGACCACGCCCGCCAAGATCGACGAGGCGCGCGAAACCATCCAGGCGCTGCGCCCCGACATCCGCATCATGGGCGCCGGCGACGTGGTCGAGATCTACAAGGAAGTCGGCCTGCCCGAGGCGGTGGTCGATCGCTTCGATGTCCGCAAGATGACCGGCACGCATGGCATCGGCCATACCCGCATGGCGACGGAATCGGCGGTGACGACGATGGGCGCGCATCCGTTCTCGACCGGCGCCGACCAGTGCCTGGTGCACAATGGCTCGCTGTCGAACCACAACAATGTCCGCCGCGAGCTGATCCGCGAAGGCATGAAATTCGAGACCGAGAACGACACCGAAGTGGCGGCCGCCTATCTCTCGTCGCAGATGGCGCATGGCAAGAATCTCGGCGAGGCGCTGGAAGGTACGCTCTCCGACCTCGATGGCTTCTTCACCTTCGTCGTCGGCACCAAGAACGGCTTCGGCGTGGTGCGCGATCCGATCGCCTGCAAGCCCGCCGTGATGGCCGAGACCGACCAGTATGTCGCCTTCGGCTCGGAATATCGCGCGCTCACCAAACTGCCCGGCATAGACAATGCGAGGGTCTGGGAACCCGAGCCCGCAACCGTCTATTTCTGGGAGCATTGAGTTCATGCCGGCAACCAAGCTTTCAAAGACGGCGCACGACCACGCCTCCCGGGTCTTCGATCTCGATGTGTCGTCGTTGCGCGAACTCAACCAGGCACTGCACAACCTGGCTTCCGGCTCGAATGAAACGGCATGGGAAGTGTTGAACCCGAAAGGCAGCCATTCGGTCGCCGTCGGCGTCGACCAGCCTGTTGCCATCGATGTGCGCGGCAGCGTTGGCTATTACTGCGGCGGCATGAACTCGGGCAGCACGATTACCGTGCATGGTTCGGCAGGCCCCGGCGTCGGCGAGAACATGATGTCGGGCTCGATCACCATCAAAGGCGACGCCAGCCAATATGCCGGCGCCACCGGCAAGGGCGGCCTGCTGGTCATCGAAGGCAACGCCTCGTCGCGCTGCGGCATTTCGATGAAGGGCATCGACATCGTCGTACACGGCAATATCGGCCACATGTCGGCCTTCATGGCGCAGTCGGGCAATCTGGTGGTGCTGGGCGATGCCGGCGACGCGCTGGGCGACTCCATCTACGAGGCACGGCTGTTCGTGCGCGGCAAGGTCGACAGCCTGGGTGCCGACTGCATCGCCAAGGAGATGCGGACCGAGCATCTGGAATTGCTGCAAGGCCTGCTCGACCGCGCCGGCGTGACCGGCGTCAAGCCGTCGGAGTTCAAGCGCTATGGCTCGGCGCGTACCCTCTACAATTTCAATATCGACAACGCCGACGCGTATTGAGGCAGCATGACCTATCGCAACCCGCCGACGACGCCGCGCAAATCCGCGACCTTCGACGACTACACGCTTTCCGAGATCCGCCGCGCCGCGGCGACCGGCATCTATGATATCCGCGGCGCCGGCGCCAAGCGCAAGCTGCCGCATTTCGATGACCTTCTGTTCCTCGGCGCCTCGATCTCGCGCTATCCGCTCGAAGGCTATCGCGAGCGCTGCGACACATCAGTCGTGCTGGGCTCTCGCCATGCCAAGAAGCCGATCGAGCTGAAGATCCCGATCACCATCGCCGGCATGAGCTTCGGCTCGCTGTCGGGCCCGGCCAAGGAAGCCCTCGGACGTGGCGCGACCCTGTCGGGCACCTCGACCACCACCGGCGACGGCGGCATGACCGAGGAAGAGCGCGGCCATTCCAAGCAACTGGTCTATCAATATCTGCCGTCGCGCTATGGCATGAACCTGCGCGATTTGCGCCGCGCCGATGCGATCGAAGTCGTCGTCGGCCAGGGCGCCAAGCCGGGCGGCGGCGGCATGCTGCTTGGCCAGAAGATTTCCGACCGTGTCGCTGAAATGCGCACGCTGCCAAAGGGCATCGACCAGCGCTCGGCCTCGCGCCATCCCGACTGGACCGGACCCGACGATCTCGAGATCAAGATCCTCGAACTGCGCGAAATCACCGACTGGGAAAAGCCGATCTACGTCAAGGTCGGCGGCGCCCGCCCCTATTATGACACAGCGCTTGCCGTGAAGGCCGGCGCCGATGTCGTCGTCGTCGACGGCATGCAGGGCGGCACCGCGGCAACCCAGGAAGTGTTCATCGAAAATGTCGGTATGCCGACGCTTGCCTGCATCAGGCCGGCGGTGCAGGCGCTGCAAGACTTGGGCATGCACCGCAAGGTGCAGCTGATCGTCTCCGGCGGTATCCGCAACGGCGCCGATGTCGCCAAGGCGCTGGCGCTCGGCGTCGACGCGGTCTCGATCGGCACGGCCGCCCTCGTCGCGCTCGGCGACAACGATCCCCGCTGGGAGGCGGAGTATAACGAGCTCGGCACCACGGCCGGCGCCTATGACGACTGGCACGAGGGCCGCGATCCGGCCGGCATCACCACGCAGGACCCCGAATTGATGAAGCGGGTCGACCCGGTGGCCGCCGGACGCCGGCTGGCGAACTACCTCAAGGTGATGACGCTGGAAGCGCAAACCATAGCGCGTGCCTGCGGCAAGAACAGCCTGCACAATCTCGAACCCGAGGACCTCGTCGCGCTGACGATCGAGGCAGCCGCCATGGCCGGCGTGCCGCTGGCCGGCACCAACTGGATACCGGGGAAGAACGGCTTCTAATCAACGAAGGGCCGAAGCCCACACGCTCTGGGGCCACAATCGACAAAAAATGGGGAACTTCCGTGACAGTTGATCTTGCAGAATTCGCAAGGGCGAAAAACGTCAAATATTTCATGATTTCCTACACTGACCTGTTCAGTGGCCAGCGTGCCAAGCTGGTGCCGGCACAGGCAATCGCCGACATGCAGAAGGACGGTGCCGGTTTTGCCGGTTTCGCCACCTGGCTGGATCTGACGCCGGCACATCCCGACATGCTGGCGGTGCCGGATCCGGATTCGGTGATCCAGCTGCCGTGGAAACCGGAAGTGGCCTGGGTGGCCGCCAACTGCATCATGGACGACAAGGAGGTCGACCAGGCGCCGCGCAACACGCTGAAGCGGCTGATCGCGGAAGCCGCCAGCGACGGCATGCACGTCAAGACCGGCGTCGAGGCCGAGTTCTTCCTGATCTCGCCGGACGGCAAGACGATTTCCGACGAATACGACACGGCCTCGAAGCCCTGCTACGATCAGCAAGCGGTGATGCGGCGCTACGACGTCATCGCCGAGATCTGCGACCACATGCTGGCGCTCGGCTGGGGCGCCTACCAGAACGACCACGAGGACGCCAACGGCCAGTTCGAGATGAACTGGGCCTTCGACGACGCGCTGGCGACCGCCGACAAGCACTCCTTCTTCAAGTTCATGGTCAAGTCGATCGCCGAGAAGCATGGCCTGCGCGCGACCTTCATGCCCAAACCCTTCCAGGGCCTGACCGGCAATGGCTGCCATGCCCATATCTCGGTGTGGGACAAGGCCGGCGAGACCAACGTCTTCGCCGACAATGCGATGGAACTCGGCCTCTCGGCCAAGGGCAGGAATTTCCTCGGCGGCATCATGAAGCATGCCTCCGCGCTGGCCGCCATCACCAACCCGACGGTCAATTCCTACAAGCGCATCAATGCGCCGCGCACCATTTCGGGCGCGACCTGGGCGCCGAACACGGTGACCTGGACCGGCAACAACCGCACCCACATGGTGCGCGTGCCCGGCCCCGGCCGCTTCGAGCTGCGCCTGCCGGATGGT is part of the Mesorhizobium loti genome and encodes:
- a CDS encoding glutamine amidotransferase family protein; its protein translation is MCGIVGLFLKDKSLEPQLGAMLSQMLISLSDRGPDSAGIAIYGAPSKNEAKITIQSAKPDRDFRGLEAELATAIGTPVTIAVKSTHAVVRTTPAKIDEARETIQALRPDIRIMGAGDVVEIYKEVGLPEAVVDRFDVRKMTGTHGIGHTRMATESAVTTMGAHPFSTGADQCLVHNGSLSNHNNVRRELIREGMKFETENDTEVAAAYLSSQMAHGKNLGEALEGTLSDLDGFFTFVVGTKNGFGVVRDPIACKPAVMAETDQYVAFGSEYRALTKLPGIDNARVWEPEPATVYFWEH
- a CDS encoding protein GlxC, whose amino-acid sequence is MPATKLSKTAHDHASRVFDLDVSSLRELNQALHNLASGSNETAWEVLNPKGSHSVAVGVDQPVAIDVRGSVGYYCGGMNSGSTITVHGSAGPGVGENMMSGSITIKGDASQYAGATGKGGLLVIEGNASSRCGISMKGIDIVVHGNIGHMSAFMAQSGNLVVLGDAGDALGDSIYEARLFVRGKVDSLGADCIAKEMRTEHLELLQGLLDRAGVTGVKPSEFKRYGSARTLYNFNIDNADAY
- a CDS encoding FMN-binding glutamate synthase family protein produces the protein MTYRNPPTTPRKSATFDDYTLSEIRRAAATGIYDIRGAGAKRKLPHFDDLLFLGASISRYPLEGYRERCDTSVVLGSRHAKKPIELKIPITIAGMSFGSLSGPAKEALGRGATLSGTSTTTGDGGMTEEERGHSKQLVYQYLPSRYGMNLRDLRRADAIEVVVGQGAKPGGGGMLLGQKISDRVAEMRTLPKGIDQRSASRHPDWTGPDDLEIKILELREITDWEKPIYVKVGGARPYYDTALAVKAGADVVVVDGMQGGTAATQEVFIENVGMPTLACIRPAVQALQDLGMHRKVQLIVSGGIRNGADVAKALALGVDAVSIGTAALVALGDNDPRWEAEYNELGTTAGAYDDWHEGRDPAGITTQDPELMKRVDPVAAGRRLANYLKVMTLEAQTIARACGKNSLHNLEPEDLVALTIEAAAMAGVPLAGTNWIPGKNGF
- the glnT gene encoding type III glutamate--ammonia ligase codes for the protein MTVDLAEFARAKNVKYFMISYTDLFSGQRAKLVPAQAIADMQKDGAGFAGFATWLDLTPAHPDMLAVPDPDSVIQLPWKPEVAWVAANCIMDDKEVDQAPRNTLKRLIAEAASDGMHVKTGVEAEFFLISPDGKTISDEYDTASKPCYDQQAVMRRYDVIAEICDHMLALGWGAYQNDHEDANGQFEMNWAFDDALATADKHSFFKFMVKSIAEKHGLRATFMPKPFQGLTGNGCHAHISVWDKAGETNVFADNAMELGLSAKGRNFLGGIMKHASALAAITNPTVNSYKRINAPRTISGATWAPNTVTWTGNNRTHMVRVPGPGRFELRLPDGAANPYLLQAVIIAAGLDGIRSKADPGKRYDIDMYQHGHTVKGAPKLPLNLLDALREFDKDKSLKAALGEEFSSAYLKLKHQEWNSYASHFTQWERDHTLDI